TATAGCCTGAGAAACCACAGAAGTAGAGTCCTTCTGTTCAGAAGCAGGATTTGCTTGAGGAGGTAAGTCAAATGTGGCCCACCCGACACTATCAGAGAATGATTTGGTCAATTCTTTTTCTTCTGAAGGGACAGGAGACAAACGTTGATGGTTAACAGCAAATACATCTGTAAATGAATTTGAAGAAGGAATTGGTTGTTTCATAACTGGTAGACCAAAAAGATCCTGACTCCTGGCATGCGTAGGAGCAGAGTCTTGCATCACAGAGGGAGTTACAGATATATCTGGATGCTTGACTggagatgagttctctgactcgagAACAAGATCAATTATGTTACTTGAACTAGATGGTGTCAAAGATGCAGAGTTACTGTCAAAGGATCCGAAGCTACTTGATGATGCAGTCCTCTggacaaagagagaaaaaaatcattatatatcCATCAGTCATGTAGTCACATCACCAAAGAAATAAGTTGACTAATTAGTGAATAACTTATGTATAATAGACCTGTGAATGTGGGAacccattaaaattcttcttgatatttgcaTCAGCATATGTATTCGACACTGAGGGTCgtgtatcttcaatcaaaatatttcttACTTGATGTAAAGGAGGACTGCTATTATCAGTGTCCTGCAGATTTGGTGACTGGCCATAAAATATAGATGAACCTCCTCCACTAGTAATGGAGTAGTCTGAATTCCTTGAATTAGGAGTCTCGTTAGCAAATCTATCCTCATACAACTGCTTTGCTTGGTGACCTGGACTGAACATGAAGCTGGAAATCTTGCCTTCATACAGACTACGATCTGAACCAGGTTTTCTTGCCAGCATCCCAGACATTTTGCCATTGCATCTTTCTTCATATTGACCATCATAAGGTGGGCTCTGTGAGAAGGAATGATAAGAATTGGCTCTCCTGTGATCTTCATGGTTCTTGTGGGTCTACCCAGAGTACAAGGGCAAAAAATAAATACAATATTAAAAGAACTAAAAAACTGCTAAACGACAAATATAATAAGCATCATAATTTAAATTTCAAAAACAATAAGATATCTTTGGAGTATACCTGCATGTCTCTCGGTGGCTTGTCAGAGGATATCCCACCAGCATACTTCTTTTCCACATAAACATATTTGATGAATTCTCTCAACTTATCAAGGTTGCTGTAATATGTATCCGAAAGTCCATGAAACTTCAAGCACACTAAAAACAAGAGCATGGCAATAAAGTTCTATTATTTACCTGCTACTAGGCAACCTCATTTTTTCTGTA
This Musa acuminata AAA Group cultivar baxijiao chromosome BXJ1-2, Cavendish_Baxijiao_AAA, whole genome shotgun sequence DNA region includes the following protein-coding sequences:
- the LOC135586454 gene encoding probable ADP-ribosylation factor GTPase-activating protein AGD14 isoform X7, translated to MSSKKQDERNEKIIRGLLKLPPNRKCINCNSLGPQYVCVNFWTFICVTCSGIHREFTHRVKSISMAKFTSQEVEALQKGGNQRAREIFLKDWDTEKMRLPSSSNLDKLREFIKYVYVEKKYAGGISSDKPPRDMQTHKNHEDHRRANSYHSFSQSPPYDGQYEERCNGKMSGMLARKPGSDRSLYEGKISSFMFSPGHQAKQLYEDRFANETPNSRNSDYSITSGGGSSIFYGQSPNLQDTDNSSPPLHQVRNILIEDTRPSVSNTYADANIKKNFNGFPHSQRTASSSSFGSFDSNSASLTPSSSSNIIDLVLESENSSPVKHPDISVTPSVMQDSAPTHARSQDLFGLPVMKQPIPSSNSFTDVFAVNHQRLSPVPSEEKELTKSFSDSVGWATFDLPPQANPASEQKDSTSVVSQAIKHQFPQNAVQDLFFLFADQHDEIIPSSETDKSSQTWDAFGFSDGNFQQTSSNKLLQTNEAKVLVHNPPATGVLYSSLQYQEGGTTQEQKSTNPFDLPYDSDVDKDNLCVAFLCSFQTCTHCKLHCQINFCLQIYLVDSPKHGFHRIQLQLALCLYLKEA
- the LOC135586454 gene encoding probable ADP-ribosylation factor GTPase-activating protein AGD14 isoform X5 — translated: MSSKKQDERNEKIIRGLLKLPPNRKCINCNSLGPQYVCVNFWTFICVTCSGIHREFTHRVKSISMAKFTSQEVEALQKGGNQRAREIFLKDWDTEKMRLPSSSNLDKLREFIKYVYVEKKYAGGISSDKPPRDMQTHKNHEDHRRANSYHSFSQSPPYDGQYEERCNGKMSGMLARKPGSDRSLYEGKISSFMFSPGHQAKQLYEDRFANETPNSRNSDYSITSGGGSSIFYGQSPNLQDTDNSSPPLHQVRNILIEDTRPSVSNTYADANIKKNFNGFPHSQRTASSSSFGSFDSNSASLTPSSSSNIIDLVLESENSSPVKHPDISVTPSVMQDSAPTHARSQDLFGLPVMKQPIPSSNSFTDVFAVNHQRLSPVPSEEKELTKSFSDSVGWATFDLPPQANPASEQKDSTSVVSQAIKHQFPQNAVQDLFFLFADQHDEIIPSSETDKSSQTWDAFGFSDGNFQQTSSNKLLQTNEAKVLVHNPPATGVLYSSLQYQEVPVEVGSQNFSTDEFSALNVPYDGSSGSSFFSVPFLKGGTTQEQKSTNPFDLPYDSDVDKDNLFPDMHSLQTALPNQLLPTNLLGGQPQTWFSQNSVAACVMPVPQGSLAYNAGQVPSSQLRDLTSQGPVASFGGNPFA
- the LOC135586454 gene encoding probable ADP-ribosylation factor GTPase-activating protein AGD14 isoform X6, whose amino-acid sequence is MSSKKQDERNEKIIRGLLKLPPNRKCINCNSLGPQYVCVNFWTFICVTCSGIHREFTHRVKSISMAKFTSQEVEALQKGGNQRAREIFLKDWDTEKMRLPSSSNLDKLREFIKYVYVEKKYAGGISSDKPPRDMQTHKNHEDHRRANSYHSFSQSPPYDGQYEERCNGKMSGMLARKPGSDRSLYEGKISSFMFSPGHQAKQLYEDRFANETPNSRNSDYSITSGGGSSIFYGQSPNLQDTDNSSPPLHQVRNILIEDTRPSVSNTYADANIKKNFNGFPHSQRTASSSSFGSFDSNSASLTPSSSSNIIDLVLESENSSPVKHPDISVTPSVMQDSAPTHARSQDLFGLPVMKQPIPSSNSFTDVFAVNHQRLSPVPSEEKELTKSFSDSVGWATFDLPPQANPASEQKDSTSVVSQAIKHQFPQNAVQDLFFLFADQHDEIIPSSETDKSSQTWDAFGFSDGNFQQTSSNKLLQTNEAKVLVHNPPATGVLYSSLQYQEVPVEVGSQNFSTDEFSALNVPYDGSSGSSFFSVPFLKGGTTQEQKSTNPFDLPYDSDVDKDNLCVAFLCSFQTCTHCKLHCQINFCLQIYLVDSPKHGFHRIQLQLALCLYLKEA
- the LOC135586454 gene encoding probable ADP-ribosylation factor GTPase-activating protein AGD14 isoform X4, which encodes MSSKKQDERNEKIIRGLLKLPPNRKCINCNSLGPQYVCVNFWTFICVTCSGIHREFTHRVKSISMAKFTSQEVEALQKGGNQRAREIFLKDWDTEKMRLPSSSNLDKLREFIKYVYVEKKYAGGISSDKPPRDMQTHKNHEDHRRANSYHSFSQSPPYDGQYEERCNGKMSGMLARKPGSDRSLYEGKISSFMFSPGHQAKQLYEDRFANETPNSRNSDYSITSGGGSSIFYGQSPNLQDTDNSSPPLHQVRNILIEDTRPSVSNTYADANIKKNFNGFPHSQRTASSSSFGSFDSNSASLTPSSSSNIIDLVLESENSSPVKHPDISVTPSVMQDSAPTHARSQDLFGLPVMKQPIPSSNSFTDVFAVNHQRLSPVPSEEKELTKSFSDSVGWATFDLPPQANPASEQKDSTSVVSQAIKHQFPQNAVQDLFFLFADQHDEIIPSSETDKSSQTWDAFGFSDGNFQQTSSNKLLQTNEAKVLVHNPPATGVLYSSLQYQEGGTTQEQKSTNPFDLPYDSDVDKDNLFPDMHSLQTALPNQLLPTNLLGGQPQTWFSQNSVAACVMPVPQGSLAYNAGQGLNFTRSCCILWWKPFCLENCSISLSAKGIPTATSGGLYNICNLACFIYICAGLKDFPSGNRFIRALAIMLTWY